A part of Nitrospinota bacterium genomic DNA contains:
- a CDS encoding 2-dehydropantoate 2-reductase, with protein sequence MRFAVVGAGAVGGYYGALLARAGNTVAFVARGAHLEAIRDKGLTVKSWKGDFHLPEVKATDEPAEVGQVDCILFAVKTYDTEAAARQMAPIVGPDTAVLSLQNGVESEEILASHFGMGSVLGGLAFISAVIESPGVIAHTAAGGLTFGEMDGDLSERGRRLQALFEAAGIESKLTADIRKGLWTKLAWNACFNPLTTITGANVQEILEIPESLEVARAAMAEVAQVARACGVELAEDVVDKMVEATRGLGPITSSMRHDWEAGKPIEVHALSGVVVDRGRAQGVPTPVNATLYAALRLMEQAREME encoded by the coding sequence ATGCGGTTCGCCGTTGTGGGGGCAGGCGCGGTAGGTGGGTACTATGGTGCGCTGCTCGCCAGGGCTGGTAACACGGTCGCCTTCGTCGCCCGCGGGGCCCACCTTGAGGCCATCCGGGATAAGGGCCTAACGGTCAAAAGCTGGAAGGGCGACTTCCACCTGCCAGAGGTAAAGGCGACCGACGAGCCGGCGGAAGTGGGCCAGGTCGATTGCATCCTCTTTGCCGTAAAGACCTATGACACAGAGGCCGCCGCCCGGCAGATGGCGCCCATTGTGGGCCCGGATACGGCCGTTCTGTCGTTGCAAAACGGTGTTGAGAGCGAAGAGATATTGGCGAGCCACTTTGGGATGGGTAGCGTCCTCGGCGGTCTCGCCTTCATCTCGGCCGTCATTGAGTCGCCCGGCGTCATCGCCCACACCGCCGCCGGAGGCCTCACCTTCGGCGAGATGGACGGCGATCTCTCGGAGCGGGGCCGACGCCTACAGGCCCTTTTCGAGGCGGCCGGCATTGAGAGCAAGCTCACAGCGGACATCCGTAAGGGACTTTGGACCAAGCTCGCCTGGAACGCCTGCTTCAACCCTCTGACCACAATCACCGGGGCGAACGTCCAGGAGATTCTGGAAATCCCGGAATCACTGGAGGTCGCTAGGGCAGCGATGGCCGAGGTGGCCCAGGTCGCCCGAGCCTGTGGCGTGGAGCTCGCCGAAGACGTGGTGGACAAGATGGTCGAGGCCACCAGGGGCCTGGGGCCCATCACCAGCTCGATGCGGCACGACTGGGAGGCGGGAAAGCCAATCGAGGTCCACGCGCTGTCGGGTGTGGTCGTCGATCGGGGCCGCGCTCAGGGTGTGCCCACCCCCGTCAACGCCACTCTCTATGCGGCCCTCCGGCTGATGGAGCAGGCCCGAGAGATGGAGTAG
- the nadC gene encoding carboxylating nicotinate-nucleotide diphosphorylase, whose translation MAEAVSPSALLGLDEAVVEEVISRALDEDVGSGDVTTAACVSPETLGVGRMVAKAAALVAGLPVAEAVFRRAEASLSVRQEVADGQAVEPGEALMVIEGPLAGQLVAERVALNFVQRLSGIATLTRRCVEAAAPYGVTILDTRKTTPGLRSLERYAVRVGGGENWRAGLFDLVLIKDNHIAAAGGVKAAVENVRAAYGERYPVVVEVTNDEELTGALKLEVDRIMLDNFPIEAIREAVRTAEGRIPLEASGGMTPENIQAVAACGVDYISVGALTHAAPALDISFAVKPL comes from the coding sequence ATGGCAGAGGCTGTGAGCCCTTCGGCCCTGCTCGGCCTCGATGAGGCCGTCGTGGAGGAAGTCATCTCCAGGGCTCTGGACGAAGACGTGGGCAGCGGCGACGTGACGACGGCCGCCTGCGTGAGCCCGGAAACCCTGGGCGTCGGCCGCATGGTGGCCAAGGCGGCCGCCCTCGTGGCGGGCCTCCCTGTGGCCGAAGCGGTCTTTCGGAGGGCGGAGGCCTCCTTGAGCGTGAGGCAGGAAGTCGCCGACGGCCAGGCCGTTGAGCCGGGAGAGGCGCTCATGGTGATCGAAGGCCCCCTGGCCGGACAACTCGTGGCCGAACGGGTGGCCCTCAACTTCGTCCAGCGCTTAAGCGGCATCGCCACGCTGACCCGCCGGTGCGTCGAGGCGGCCGCCCCCTACGGGGTGACGATCCTCGATACCCGAAAGACCACGCCGGGCCTAAGGTCCCTCGAGCGCTACGCCGTGCGAGTCGGCGGGGGAGAGAACTGGCGGGCCGGCCTCTTCGACCTCGTCCTCATCAAGGACAATCACATCGCCGCCGCCGGGGGCGTAAAGGCGGCGGTCGAGAATGTGCGCGCGGCCTACGGAGAGCGCTACCCAGTTGTCGTCGAGGTGACGAACGACGAGGAGCTAACAGGGGCCCTTAAGCTCGAAGTTGACCGCATCATGCTGGACAACTTCCCCATCGAGGCGATCCGCGAGGCGGTCAGGACGGCGGAAGGCCGGATCCCGCTGGAAGCCTCGGGCGGCATGACCCCTGAGAACATCCAGGCCGTGGCCGCCTGCGGAGTAGACTACATCTCGGTCGGGGCCTTGACCCACGCCGCCCCAGCCCTCGACATCAGCTTCGCCGTCAAGCCGCTCTGA